A window of the Callospermophilus lateralis isolate mCalLat2 chromosome 7, mCalLat2.hap1, whole genome shotgun sequence genome harbors these coding sequences:
- the Gpbp1l1 gene encoding vasculin-like protein 1 has product MAQHDFVPAWLNFSTPQSAKSPTSTFEKHGEHLPRGEGRFGVSRRRHNSSDGFFNNGPLRTTGDSWHQPSLFRHDSVDSGVSKGAYAGITGNLSGWHSSSRGHDGINQRSGGGTGNHRHWNGSFHSRKGCAFQEKPPTEIREEKKEDKVEKLQFEEEDFPSLNPEAGKQNQPCRPIGTPSGVWENPPSAKQPSKMLVIKKVSKEDPAAAFSAAFTSPGSHHANGNKSSTMVPSVYKNLVPKPAPPPSKPNAWKSSRMELKSGSLSSSFTNPISVTKPVVLAGGAVLSSPKESPSSITPPIEISSSRLTKLTRRTTDRKSEFLKTLKDDRNGDFAENRDCDKLEDLEDNSTPEPKENGEEGCLQNGLSLPVVEEGGVLSHSLEAEHRLLKSMGWQEYPENDENCLPLTEDELKEFHMKTEQLRRNGFGKNGFLQSRGSSLFSPWRSTCKAEFEDSDTETSSSETSDDDAWK; this is encoded by the exons ATGGCGCAGCATGACTTTGTTCCTGCTTGGCTAAATTTCTCAACACCACAGTCAGCTAAG TCACCTACATCCACCTTTGAAAAACACGGAGAGCACCTGCCCCGAGGAGAAGGTAgatttggagtgagccgtcgtcgACACAATTCCTCTGATGGCTTTTTTAACAATGGGCCCCTACGAACTACAGGAG ATTCCTGGCACCAGCCCTCCCTCTTCCGCCATGATTCTGTGGACTCTGGTGTCTCTAAGGGAGCATATGCTGGAATCACAGGGAATCTATCTGGTTGGCATAGTTCTTCCCGAGGTCATGATGGCATAAACCAGCGTAGTGGAGGTGGCACAGGGAACCATCGACACTGGAATGGCAGTTTTCATTCCCGGAAAGGCTGTGCCTTTCAAGAAAAGCCACCTACAGAGAttagggaagaaaagaaagaagacaagGTGGAAAAGTTGCAGTTTGAAGAGGAAGACTTT CCTTCTTTGAATCCAGAAGCTGGCAAACAGAATCAGCCATGCAGACCTATTGGGACCCCTTCTGGAGTGTGGG AAAACCCACCTAGTGCCAAGCAACCCTCCAAGATGCTAGTTATCAAAAAAGTTTCCAAAGAGGATCCTGCTGCTGCCTTCTCTGCTGCATTCACCTCACCAGGATCTCACCATGCAAATGGGAACAAATCATCAACTATGGTTCCAAGTGTCTATAAGAACTTGGTTCCTAAGCCTGCACCACCTCCTTCCAAG CCCAATGCATGGAAATCTAGCAGAATGGAACTCAAATCAGGATCCCTTTCCTCGTCATTTACCAATCCAATTTCTGTTACAAAACCAGTGGTACTGGCTGGTGGCGCAGTTCTCAGCTCTCCCAAAGAG AGTCCCTCCAGCATTACCCCTCCAATTGAGATCAGCTCCTCTCGTCTGACCAAGTTGACCCGCCGAACCACTGACAGGAAGAGTGAATTCCTGAAGACTCTGAAGGATGACCGAAATGGAGACTTTGCAGAGAACAGAGACTGTGACAAGCTGGAGGAT TTGGAGGACAACAGCACACCTGAACCAAAGGAAAATGGGGAGGAAGGCTGTCTTCAGAATGGTCTTTCTCTCCCTGTAGTAGAAGAAGGGGGAGTTCTTTCACACTCTCTGGAAGCAGAGCATAG GTTATTGAAATCAATGGGATGGCAAGAATATCCTGAAAATGATGAGAATTGCCTTCCTCTCACAGAGGATGAGCTAAAAGAGTTCCACATGAAGACAGAGCAG CTGAGAAGAAATGGCTTCGGAAAAAATGGCTTCTTACAGAGCCGCGGTTCCAGCCTATTCTCCCCTTGGAGAAGCACTTGTAAAGCAGAGTTTGAGGACTCAGACACAGAAACGAGTAGCAGTGAAACATCAGATGACGATGCCTGGAAGTAG